From Streptomyces sp. TLI_105, the proteins below share one genomic window:
- the glnII gene encoding glutamine synthetase translates to MTFKAEYIWIDGTEPTAKLRSKTKIIAGEGLALEELPIWGFDGSSTNQAEGHASDRVLKPVFSCPDPIRGGNDILVLCEVLNTDMTPHSSNTRAALAEVAGRYAAQESIFGIEQEYTFFDGTRPLGFPVNGFPAPQGGYYCGVGVDEIHGRPIVEAHLENCLKAGLGISGINAEVMPGQWEFQVGPLAPLEVSDQLWVARWLLYRTAEDFNVAATLDPKPVKGDWNGAGAHTNFSTKAMREGYDAIITACEALGEGSKPLDHVKNYGAGIDERLTGLHETAPWDEYSYGVSDRGASVRIPWQVEQDQKGYIEDRRPNANVDPYVVTRLIVDTCCEALEKAGQV, encoded by the coding sequence GTGACCTTCAAGGCTGAGTACATCTGGATCGACGGCACCGAGCCGACCGCGAAGCTTCGCTCCAAGACGAAGATCATCGCGGGCGAGGGCCTCGCCCTGGAGGAGCTGCCGATCTGGGGCTTCGACGGCTCCAGCACGAACCAGGCCGAGGGCCACGCCTCGGACCGCGTCCTCAAGCCGGTCTTCTCCTGCCCGGACCCGATCCGCGGCGGCAACGACATCCTGGTGCTGTGCGAGGTCCTCAACACGGACATGACGCCGCACTCCTCCAACACCCGCGCCGCGCTGGCCGAGGTCGCCGGGCGCTACGCCGCGCAGGAGTCGATCTTCGGCATCGAGCAGGAGTACACCTTCTTCGACGGCACCCGTCCGCTCGGCTTCCCGGTGAACGGCTTCCCGGCCCCGCAGGGCGGTTACTACTGCGGCGTCGGCGTGGACGAGATCCACGGCCGCCCGATCGTCGAGGCGCACCTGGAGAACTGCCTCAAGGCCGGTCTCGGCATCTCCGGCATCAACGCCGAGGTCATGCCCGGTCAGTGGGAGTTCCAGGTCGGCCCGCTGGCCCCGCTGGAGGTCTCGGACCAGCTGTGGGTCGCCCGCTGGCTGCTCTACCGCACGGCCGAGGACTTCAACGTCGCCGCGACGCTCGACCCGAAGCCGGTGAAGGGCGACTGGAACGGCGCGGGCGCGCACACCAACTTCTCCACCAAGGCGATGCGCGAGGGCTACGACGCGATCATCACCGCGTGCGAGGCGCTCGGCGAGGGCTCGAAGCCGCTCGACCACGTCAAGAACTACGGCGCCGGCATCGACGAGCGCCTGACGGGCCTGCACGAGACCGCCCCGTGGGACGAGTACTCCTACGGCGTCTCGGACCGCGGCGCCTCGGTCCGCATCCCGTGGCAGGTCGAGCAGGACCAGAAGGGCTACATCGAGGACCGCCGCCCGAACGCGAACGTGGACCCGTACGTGGTGACCCGCCTCATCGTGGACACCTGCTGCGAGGCCCTGGAGAAGGCCGGCCAGGTCTGA
- a CDS encoding NAD-dependent epimerase/dehydratase family protein, with amino-acid sequence MRLLMLGGTEFVGRAIVEDALERGWEVTVFHRGRHAAPAGAASLIGDRTAPDGLAALATGSWDAVVDTWSAAPSAVRDAARLLADRAGRYAYVSSRSVYAWPPAAGLAEDGPLVEGSPDDGDVPYAESKRGGELAATAAFGPDRALLVRAGLILGPYENVGRLPWWLGRIARGGSVLAPGPRTTPIQYIDVRDLAAWTLDAVAAGLSGPYNLVSPPGHTTMGGLLDACVRTTGSDAELRWTEPEALLAAGAAPWTELPVWLPPGETYDAMHTADVSRALASGLRCRPVEETVADTWAWLESLDGVAPQRPDRQGAGLSPEREAEVLAALAKG; translated from the coding sequence ATGAGACTGCTGATGCTCGGAGGTACGGAGTTCGTCGGCCGCGCGATCGTCGAGGACGCGCTCGAACGGGGCTGGGAGGTGACGGTCTTCCACCGGGGCCGGCACGCGGCTCCGGCGGGGGCCGCGTCGCTGATCGGGGACCGCACGGCCCCCGACGGCCTCGCCGCGCTCGCCACCGGTTCCTGGGACGCCGTCGTGGACACCTGGTCGGCCGCACCCTCGGCGGTCCGGGACGCGGCCCGGCTGCTCGCGGACCGGGCGGGGCGGTACGCGTACGTGTCGAGCCGCTCCGTGTACGCCTGGCCGCCCGCCGCCGGACTCGCGGAGGACGGGCCGCTGGTGGAGGGCTCCCCGGACGACGGGGACGTGCCCTACGCGGAGTCCAAGCGGGGCGGCGAGCTCGCCGCCACCGCCGCCTTCGGGCCCGACCGGGCACTGCTCGTCCGGGCGGGCCTGATCCTCGGCCCGTACGAGAACGTGGGCCGGCTCCCCTGGTGGCTGGGCCGGATCGCCCGCGGCGGCTCCGTCCTCGCCCCCGGGCCGCGGACGACGCCGATCCAGTACATCGACGTCCGCGACCTCGCCGCATGGACGCTGGACGCGGTGGCCGCCGGGCTGTCGGGGCCGTACAACCTCGTCTCGCCGCCCGGGCACACCACCATGGGCGGGCTGCTCGACGCCTGCGTGCGGACGACCGGCTCCGACGCCGAGCTGCGCTGGACGGAGCCGGAGGCGCTCCTCGCGGCCGGGGCGGCGCCCTGGACGGAGCTGCCGGTGTGGCTGCCGCCGGGCGAGACGTACGACGCGATGCACACCGCCGACGTCTCCCGGGCGCTCGCGAGCGGGCTGCGCTGCCGGCCGGTGGAGGAGACGGTCGCGGACACCTGGGCGTGGCTGGAGTCCCTCGACGGCGTCGCACCGCAACGACCGGACCGGCAGGGGGCCGGGCTCTCCCCGGAACGGGAGGCGGAGGTCTTGGCGGCGCTGGCGAAGGGGTGA
- a CDS encoding winged helix-turn-helix domain-containing protein, which translates to MAHTQTASLTAVRPGRHRLRAVDPNEVVDFSQVADFLPPGATLLPAPQHTLPTLPGRPPMVGYLVLVPADQQPHLPTGPAPASAPAPVAAEEQGPVTIDGVQRIALVDGQALDLTYLEFELLAHLVAHPHRVHTRDQLVTTVWGYGHVGDGRTVDVHVARLRRKLGAEHRHTIQTVRRVGYKYTP; encoded by the coding sequence ATGGCCCACACCCAGACCGCCTCCCTCACCGCCGTCCGTCCCGGCCGGCACCGACTGCGCGCCGTCGACCCCAACGAGGTCGTGGACTTCTCCCAGGTGGCGGACTTCCTGCCGCCCGGCGCCACCCTGCTGCCCGCGCCCCAGCACACGCTGCCGACGCTGCCGGGGCGCCCGCCGATGGTCGGGTACCTCGTCCTCGTCCCGGCCGACCAGCAGCCGCACCTGCCCACGGGCCCCGCTCCCGCCTCCGCTCCGGCTCCCGTCGCGGCGGAGGAGCAGGGGCCGGTGACGATCGACGGCGTGCAGCGGATCGCCCTCGTCGACGGGCAGGCGCTCGACCTGACGTACCTCGAATTCGAGCTGCTCGCCCACTTGGTGGCACACCCTCACCGGGTGCACACGCGCGACCAGTTGGTCACGACGGTGTGGGGGTACGGACACGTGGGCGACGGCCGGACGGTCGACGTGCACGTGGCCCGGCTGCGCCGCAAGCTGGGCGCCGAGCACCGCCACACGATCCAGACCGTGCGGCGGGTCGGCTACAAGTACACCCCCTGA